Proteins found in one Vagococcus carniphilus genomic segment:
- the hslV gene encoding ATP-dependent protease subunit HslV has translation MGYTTFHSTTICAVEKNGKFAMAGDGQVTMGESVVMKGTARKVRRIYNDQVVVGFAGSVADAFNLEEKFEGKLNEYKGNLMRAAVELAMEWRSDKMMQKLEAMLIVMNDKEMLVVSGTGEVIAPDDGILAIGSGGNYALAAARALKENGKEELTAGDIAQAALHVAGDICVYTNHNVIVEEL, from the coding sequence AATTCGCTATGGCTGGAGATGGTCAAGTAACAATGGGAGAATCCGTTGTGATGAAAGGAACTGCTAGAAAAGTTCGTAGAATTTATAACGATCAAGTAGTCGTTGGATTTGCAGGAAGTGTAGCAGATGCCTTTAACTTAGAAGAAAAATTTGAAGGTAAACTAAATGAATATAAAGGCAATTTAATGCGTGCAGCAGTTGAGCTTGCTATGGAATGGCGAAGTGATAAAATGATGCAAAAACTTGAAGCTATGCTTATCGTTATGAACGATAAAGAAATGCTTGTTGTATCAGGAACTGGTGAAGTTATTGCCCCTGATGACGGTATTTTGGCAATTGGTTCAGGTGGAAATTATGCATTAGCTGCGGCAAGAGCCCTTAAAGAAAACGGTAAAGAAGAGTTAACCGCTGGAGATATCGCTCAAGCTGCTTTACATGTGGCAGGGGACATCTGTGTTTATACTAACCATAACGTAATTGTAGAAGAATTATAA
- the hslU gene encoding ATP-dependent protease ATPase subunit HslU has protein sequence MTTNQKTPREIVAELDKYIIGQHTAKKSVSVALRNRYRRMQLDEDMQQEITPKNLLMIGPTGVGKTEIARRLAKIVNAPFVKVEATKFTEVGYVGRDVESMVRDLVEASITIVRKEQYSRVYSQAHKKAEERLVKLLVPGIKKEKKQNTNQFDMMMQMMNGLQNNQEEEKEEVNDSIRVSRETVQSQLEKGLLENREITIEVEEKKNATPMNNGLEQMGIDLNDTLNALTPKKKVKRTLTVAEAREILIHEESEKLVNDADIHSEAIKLAQNNGIIFIDEFDKITSKSESSGQVSREGVQRDILPIVEGSLVNTKYGTVATEHILFIASGAFHLSKPSDLIPELQGRFPIRVELDDLTSEDFVRILTEPDNALVKQYIALLGTENISVTFTKEAIERIATIAFDVNSETDNIGARRLHTILEKLLEDLLFESPDMQMGEIMITESYVNDKLGHIAKDEDLSRYIL, from the coding sequence ATGACAACAAATCAAAAAACACCAAGAGAAATTGTAGCAGAATTAGATAAATATATTATTGGTCAACATACAGCAAAAAAATCAGTATCTGTTGCCTTAAGAAACAGATATCGTCGTATGCAGCTAGATGAAGATATGCAACAAGAAATCACACCTAAAAACCTTTTAATGATAGGACCTACTGGTGTTGGTAAAACTGAAATTGCTCGTCGATTGGCAAAAATTGTAAACGCTCCTTTTGTAAAAGTAGAAGCTACTAAATTTACAGAAGTTGGTTATGTAGGCCGTGACGTAGAATCAATGGTTCGTGACCTAGTTGAAGCAAGTATTACAATCGTGAGAAAAGAGCAATATAGTCGAGTGTATAGTCAAGCGCATAAAAAAGCTGAAGAGCGTCTGGTTAAATTGTTAGTTCCTGGCATTAAAAAAGAGAAAAAACAAAATACGAACCAATTTGATATGATGATGCAAATGATGAATGGTTTACAAAATAATCAAGAAGAAGAAAAAGAAGAAGTTAATGATTCAATTCGTGTAAGCCGCGAAACTGTGCAATCTCAACTTGAAAAAGGTTTATTAGAAAACCGAGAAATAACAATTGAAGTTGAAGAAAAGAAAAATGCAACACCAATGAATAATGGTTTAGAACAAATGGGTATTGATTTAAACGATACGCTGAACGCTCTAACACCTAAGAAAAAAGTGAAACGTACATTAACTGTGGCGGAAGCCCGTGAAATCTTGATTCATGAAGAATCTGAAAAATTAGTTAACGATGCAGATATTCATAGTGAGGCAATTAAACTTGCTCAAAATAACGGTATTATTTTTATTGATGAATTTGATAAAATAACATCTAAGTCAGAAAGTTCTGGTCAAGTATCAAGAGAAGGTGTTCAAAGAGATATCTTACCAATCGTCGAAGGGTCATTAGTTAATACGAAATATGGAACAGTTGCAACTGAACACATTTTATTTATTGCTTCAGGAGCGTTTCATTTAAGTAAACCAAGTGATTTAATACCTGAACTACAAGGTAGATTCCCAATCCGTGTTGAATTAGATGATTTAACTTCAGAAGATTTTGTTCGTATCTTAACAGAACCTGACAATGCGCTAGTTAAACAATATATTGCTCTTCTTGGAACTGAAAATATTTCAGTCACATTTACTAAAGAAGCGATTGAAAGGATTGCAACGATTGCTTTTGATGTGAATAGTGAAACAGACAACATTGGAGCAAGACGTTTACATACAATTTTAGAAAAATTACTAGAAGATTTATTATTTGAATCTCCGGATATGCAAATGGGAGAAATAATGATTACTGAAAGCTATGTTAACGACAAACTAGGGCATATTGCTAAGGATGAAGATTTGAGTCGTTATATTCTCTAA
- the codY gene encoding GTP-sensing pleiotropic transcriptional regulator CodY: MDTLLTKTRMINELLQRENTLSLSSELPYNQMADILGDILDSNAYIINKEGIVLGYMVIHDFNNERLKNMLLEQQFPKKYIQSISYLEKTKENISIEDEMTIFPIELREESDVLEGYTTVVPIFGAGERLGTIILGRIGKSFNSNDLVLAEYGATVVGMQILYQQSREIEKEVRDSTNVKMAIGTLSYSELKAVKAIFNELDGNEGRLTASTIADKIGITRSVIVNALRKLESAGIIETRSLGMKGTYIKIINQLFKEELKKETLI; this comes from the coding sequence ATGGATACTTTATTAACAAAAACTAGAATGATTAATGAGTTGTTACAAAGAGAAAATACATTAAGTTTATCTTCAGAATTACCTTATAATCAAATGGCAGATATTTTAGGAGATATTTTAGATTCTAATGCCTACATTATTAATAAAGAAGGAATTGTTTTGGGGTATATGGTCATTCATGATTTTAATAATGAACGACTAAAAAATATGTTGTTAGAACAACAATTTCCAAAAAAATACATTCAAAGTATTTCATATCTTGAAAAAACGAAAGAGAATATTAGTATTGAAGACGAAATGACTATTTTTCCTATCGAATTAAGAGAAGAATCTGATGTTTTAGAAGGGTATACAACTGTTGTCCCTATTTTTGGGGCAGGAGAGCGTCTAGGTACGATTATTTTAGGGCGAATAGGAAAAAGCTTTAATTCAAATGATCTAGTCTTAGCGGAGTACGGAGCAACTGTTGTGGGGATGCAAATTCTTTATCAACAATCAAGAGAAATTGAAAAAGAAGTTAGAGATTCGACTAATGTAAAAATGGCAATTGGGACACTTTCGTATAGTGAACTAAAAGCAGTGAAAGCTATTTTTAATGAGCTTGATGGAAATGAAGGCCGATTGACTGCTTCAACAATTGCCGATAAAATTGGTATAACAAGATCAGTAATTGTTAATGCTCTAAGAAAATTAGAGTCAGCAGGAATTATTGAAACAAGATCACTTGGGATGAAGGGGACATACATCAAAATAATTAATCAACTTTTTAAAGAAGAATTAAAAAAAGAGACGTTAATTTAA
- a CDS encoding aldose 1-epimerase family protein: MAAVLENEMTRVVINEEGAEVSSFILKEENLEYIWKGDPEFWGRQAPVLFPFVGRLKNDTYSYQGKSYPMSQHGFARDKTFILEETTDSTAVFLLTSDAETLEVYPFEFELRIRYDLNEKSLTVGYEVTTQSDEMYFGIGGHPAFNVPLVEDTKFGSYYVHFAPSKSRFLLPLKGPYVNLEEKTLAQTNTSIQLNRELFKNDAMILETKGENAFSILSDKTKHGITLFYENLPFVGIWSPYEKEAPFVCIEPWAGIADTTDATGNIEEKMGMNHLLKGEVFTGQYMITIK, encoded by the coding sequence ATGGCAGCTGTTTTGGAAAATGAAATGACTCGCGTTGTCATAAATGAAGAAGGAGCAGAAGTATCCAGCTTTATTTTAAAAGAAGAAAATTTAGAGTATATTTGGAAAGGTGATCCTGAATTTTGGGGAAGACAGGCACCTGTTTTGTTTCCATTTGTTGGTAGATTAAAAAATGATACCTATTCCTATCAAGGTAAGTCTTATCCTATGAGCCAGCATGGCTTTGCTAGAGATAAAACGTTTATTTTAGAAGAAACAACTGATTCAACAGCCGTATTCTTACTAACAAGTGATGCGGAAACATTAGAGGTTTACCCATTTGAATTTGAGTTACGAATTCGTTACGACTTAAACGAGAAAAGTTTAACTGTTGGCTATGAAGTGACGACGCAATCAGATGAAATGTATTTTGGGATTGGTGGACACCCAGCATTTAATGTGCCACTCGTGGAAGATACTAAATTTGGCTCTTACTACGTTCACTTTGCACCATCTAAATCAAGGTTTTTACTGCCTTTAAAAGGTCCATATGTTAATTTAGAAGAAAAAACATTGGCTCAGACCAATACATCCATTCAACTTAATAGAGAGCTTTTTAAAAATGACGCAATGATTTTAGAAACAAAAGGTGAAAATGCTTTTTCAATTCTTTCTGACAAAACTAAACATGGAATAACTTTATTCTATGAAAATTTACCTTTTGTTGGCATTTGGTCACCTTACGAAAAAGAGGCTCCATTTGTTTGTATCGAGCCTTGGGCAGGTATTGCTGATACAACTGATGCAACCGGAAATATTGAAGAAAAAATGGGAATGAATCATTTATTAAAAGGTGAAGTATTCACTGGACAATATATGATAACAATTAAATAA
- a CDS encoding pyruvate, water dikinase regulatory protein produces the protein MANKNIYMYIISDSAGETASKLAQASIAQYEQLDIECHLMKRTFIYEKSDLMIALEEAKLVNAIVIQTLISEELVKISNEFCQENNLFYFDALSPVVDEISQRTGVEPTRVPGALHFLNENYFERINAMEFAVKYDDGKDPRGFLEADILLLGVSRTSKTPLSLFLANKNLKVANLPLIPEAHIPSQIWEVDPKKIVGLTNDPKILNAIREERMRSYGLSPNTAYSDISKIKEELKFADDLYKKIGCLIINVAQRSIEETASIILSELGLEDHSYFS, from the coding sequence ATGGCAAATAAAAACATTTATATGTATATCATCTCTGACTCTGCTGGAGAGACTGCCTCAAAACTAGCACAAGCTTCAATCGCTCAGTATGAACAACTAGACATCGAATGTCATCTAATGAAACGAACTTTTATATATGAAAAGAGTGATCTAATGATCGCTCTTGAAGAAGCAAAGCTAGTCAACGCCATCGTGATTCAAACGTTAATTTCAGAAGAACTTGTTAAAATTTCAAATGAATTCTGCCAAGAAAACAATCTCTTTTACTTTGATGCCCTATCCCCAGTGGTAGACGAGATTTCACAAAGAACAGGGGTTGAACCAACTCGCGTTCCTGGAGCCCTTCATTTTTTAAATGAAAATTACTTTGAGAGAATTAATGCAATGGAGTTTGCTGTTAAATATGATGATGGAAAAGACCCACGAGGTTTCTTAGAAGCCGATATCCTATTACTCGGTGTTTCAAGAACGTCTAAAACGCCTCTTAGTTTATTTTTAGCCAATAAGAATTTAAAAGTCGCCAATCTGCCATTAATTCCTGAAGCCCATATTCCTTCTCAAATATGGGAAGTTGACCCTAAAAAAATTGTTGGGTTAACAAATGATCCTAAAATCCTTAATGCGATTAGAGAAGAAAGAATGCGTTCGTATGGTTTGAGTCCAAATACAGCTTATTCAGACATCAGTAAAATCAAAGAAGAATTGAAATTTGCTGACGATTTATATAAAAAAATCGGTTGCTTAATTATTAATGTAGCTCAACGCTCAATTGAAGAAACAGCTTCTATTATCCTAAGTGAACTTGGTTTAGAAGACCATAGCTATTTTAGTTAA
- a CDS encoding Fur family transcriptional regulator translates to MKHQLDNAIKIIKENGYKYTKKREEILLFLIEENRYVGAIEVFDFMNKQYQGISYDTIYRNLRDFTKMDLLEETELMGEKKFRFHCDVSSNHDHSHHHHHFICTSCGWTKEINLCPMDFFSEQLPDCKIESHRFEILGKCQKCLKK, encoded by the coding sequence GTGAAACACCAATTAGATAATGCCATAAAGATTATTAAAGAAAATGGATACAAATATACGAAAAAAAGAGAAGAAATTCTTCTTTTCTTAATTGAAGAAAATAGATACGTTGGTGCAATTGAAGTTTTTGACTTTATGAATAAACAATATCAAGGTATTAGTTATGACACAATCTATCGAAACTTACGAGATTTCACAAAAATGGATTTATTGGAAGAAACAGAATTAATGGGTGAAAAAAAATTCAGATTTCACTGTGATGTATCCAGTAATCATGATCATAGCCACCATCATCATCATTTTATATGTACGAGCTGTGGTTGGACTAAAGAAATTAATTTGTGCCCAATGGATTTTTTCAGTGAACAACTTCCAGATTGTAAAATCGAGAGTCATCGCTTTGAAATTTTAGGAAAATGCCAAAAATGTTTAAAAAAGTGA
- the rpsU gene encoding 30S ribosomal protein S21 yields MSKTVVRKNESLDDALRRFKRSVSKTGTLQEYRKREFYEKPSVKRKKKSEAARKRKKY; encoded by the coding sequence ATGTCAAAAACTGTTGTTCGTAAAAACGAATCATTAGATGACGCTCTTCGTCGCTTCAAACGTTCCGTTTCAAAAACTGGTACTTTACAAGAGTATCGTAAACGTGAATTTTACGAAAAACCAAGTGTTAAGCGTAAGAAAAAGTCTGAAGCTGCAAGAAAACGTAAAAAATACTAA
- a CDS encoding GatB/YqeY domain-containing protein: MSLLETLNDDIKVAMKSKDKEALAILRMIKTSIQNEQINKGEDLSPDEELTLVSREMKQRKESLSEFEKAGRSDLVEQASFGISIVARYLPEQLSDEELKSIITEAIASVDATSMKDFGKVMGVVMPKTKGKADGQKINALVKELIS; the protein is encoded by the coding sequence ATGTCACTTTTAGAAACGTTAAATGATGATATCAAAGTAGCGATGAAAAGTAAGGACAAAGAAGCCTTAGCTATTTTAAGAATGATTAAGACTTCAATCCAGAACGAACAAATTAATAAGGGAGAGGATTTGTCTCCTGACGAAGAATTGACGTTAGTTTCTCGTGAGATGAAACAACGCAAGGAATCTCTGAGTGAATTTGAAAAAGCAGGTCGTAGTGACTTGGTTGAGCAAGCAAGCTTCGGAATTTCTATTGTTGCTCGTTATTTACCCGAACAACTTTCAGATGAAGAGTTAAAAAGTATCATTACAGAAGCCATTGCTTCTGTTGATGCAACGTCAATGAAAGATTTTGGGAAAGTAATGGGTGTGGTTATGCCAAAAACAAAAGGAAAAGCCGATGGACAAAAAATTAATGCCCTTGTTAAAGAGTTAATATCTTAA
- a CDS encoding PhoH family protein encodes MTNIDEKSIDIVLNDQVDANEIFGAHDKHLTILEDYLNVTISSRGEIVRISGEEPNATYAHEILKNLQKLVLRSHKINSTDVVTAIQMAKKGELDSFLSLYEKTIIKDSKGNPIRVKNTGQKNYVEAVKRNDVVFGIGPAGTGKTFLAVCLAVSALKNGEVEKIILTRPAVEAGESLGFLPGDLQEKVNPYLRPIYDALYQILGMEHTNRLMERGVIEIAPLAYMRGRTLEEAFVILDEAQNTTKSQMKMFLTRLGNQSKMIINGDQTQIDLPKGVTSGLVHAQTILQDIKKIKFVEFSTTDVVRHPVVADIIKAYSND; translated from the coding sequence TTGACAAATATAGATGAAAAATCAATTGATATTGTTTTAAATGATCAGGTAGATGCAAATGAGATCTTTGGGGCTCATGATAAACATCTAACTATTTTAGAAGATTATTTAAATGTCACAATATCAAGTCGTGGTGAGATTGTACGTATTTCTGGTGAAGAACCAAACGCTACTTATGCTCACGAAATATTAAAAAATTTACAAAAATTAGTTTTGCGCAGTCATAAAATTAATTCAACAGATGTTGTTACAGCTATTCAAATGGCTAAAAAAGGTGAATTAGATAGTTTTTTATCACTGTATGAAAAAACCATTATTAAAGACTCAAAAGGAAATCCAATTCGTGTTAAAAACACAGGTCAAAAAAATTATGTCGAAGCTGTTAAAAGAAATGATGTTGTTTTTGGAATTGGACCGGCAGGAACGGGAAAGACTTTTTTAGCTGTCTGCTTAGCAGTATCTGCACTTAAAAATGGTGAGGTTGAAAAAATTATTTTAACGAGGCCGGCAGTAGAAGCAGGAGAAAGTTTAGGTTTTTTACCTGGAGACTTACAAGAAAAGGTTAATCCTTATCTAAGACCTATTTATGATGCGTTGTATCAAATTTTAGGAATGGAGCATACAAATCGTTTGATGGAACGTGGCGTCATTGAAATTGCTCCTCTGGCCTATATGAGAGGTCGAACACTTGAAGAAGCGTTTGTTATTCTTGATGAGGCTCAAAATACGACAAAATCTCAAATGAAGATGTTCTTAACTAGGTTAGGTAATCAATCAAAAATGATTATTAATGGTGACCAAACCCAGATCGATTTACCAAAGGGAGTCACTAGTGGATTAGTGCATGCTCAGACCATTTTACAAGATATTAAAAAAATTAAGTTTGTTGAATTCTCAACAACAGATGTTGTTCGTCACCCTGTTGTTGCTGACATTATTAAAGCTTATTCAAACGATTAG
- a CDS encoding HD family phosphohydrolase, which translates to MKVNFKEIQEKLGKKFLPLVLVVLSLLLFFLMSGSIHQKQQVFKEGQLAEETIRANKTIENKKETEDKQQLAKESVPPEYTYDANKAKNQVNLVTSLFDMIQKTNAEAEKKYNDELDKAKDKKTVNEISVEERIPMLKSQFEKLNPNDLTYFQSYPDSFYEQLFSFSADELKRVREQSLTVVDEVMNKKIRNSTLQVEKQTAKERLQYVDITTSMRQAINTIIDKSIVVNEIANEKVTEQLKENAKNNVQPVMIYQGEIIVREGEQIDAKAMEKIKVLGLTNQSTSVFPMLALILTLILQISLIIYITKTQDNSKDKIKNILFYACSILVAIFFMKLLYLFQKDTFSNVALLFPAAFVPVILTMFMNRKWGLLVAMFQSIFSIFIFYNLAGTTSLLVITLYYAFTGCIATFLVKRRIESQIKSAFFLLIIVPVLFIAILTAYQGLDFGDSKTLTSLFIASASGIFSFILSIGLHPYIELMLNDDSVIVLNELSNPNQPLLKRLLQEAPGTYHHSMMVASLSANAVAEIGGRSLLTRVACYYHDIGKIKHANFFVENLPDGAENPHNFLLPSDSKEIIFSHVTEGVKILEEANMPQFVIDVCQQHHGTTLMKYFYIKEKERNEETQEETFRYPGPKPQSREAGVINIADSAEAAVRAMDHPTNAKIAEFVHNLIRSRLEDGQLNESGLTLDEIALVEKSIVDGLCSTFHSRIKYPKMKSEAEKMKQEQEGRKV; encoded by the coding sequence ATGAAAGTTAATTTTAAGGAGATACAAGAAAAGCTAGGGAAGAAATTTCTTCCTCTTGTATTAGTTGTTTTATCTTTATTATTATTCTTTTTAATGAGTGGAAGCATTCACCAAAAGCAACAAGTTTTTAAAGAAGGCCAGTTAGCTGAGGAAACAATACGTGCTAACAAAACAATCGAAAATAAAAAAGAAACTGAAGATAAGCAACAATTAGCCAAAGAGAGTGTTCCACCAGAATATACTTATGATGCGAATAAAGCTAAAAATCAAGTTAATTTAGTTACTTCATTATTTGATATGATACAAAAAACAAATGCTGAGGCAGAAAAGAAATACAATGATGAACTTGATAAGGCGAAAGATAAGAAAACAGTCAATGAAATAAGTGTGGAAGAAAGAATCCCGATGTTAAAATCTCAATTCGAGAAACTAAACCCAAATGATTTAACTTATTTTCAATCTTATCCAGATTCATTTTACGAGCAACTATTTTCATTCTCTGCTGACGAGTTAAAACGCGTTAGAGAACAAAGTTTAACTGTTGTTGATGAAGTGATGAATAAAAAAATAAGAAATTCGACTTTACAAGTTGAAAAACAAACAGCTAAAGAAAGATTACAATACGTTGATATTACAACATCGATGAGACAAGCAATCAATACAATTATTGACAAGTCAATTGTTGTTAATGAAATTGCTAATGAAAAAGTAACTGAACAATTAAAAGAAAATGCGAAAAATAATGTTCAACCTGTGATGATTTATCAAGGTGAAATCATCGTTAGAGAAGGTGAACAAATAGACGCCAAAGCAATGGAAAAAATTAAAGTGCTTGGTTTAACGAATCAATCAACATCTGTTTTTCCAATGCTAGCTCTTATACTGACGTTAATTTTACAAATCAGTTTAATTATTTATATAACTAAAACACAAGATAATTCTAAGGATAAAATTAAGAATATTCTATTTTATGCTTGCAGTATTTTAGTGGCAATTTTCTTTATGAAGTTGCTGTATCTTTTCCAAAAAGATACGTTTAGTAATGTGGCACTTCTGTTCCCAGCAGCATTTGTTCCGGTTATTTTGACAATGTTTATGAACCGAAAATGGGGGCTTTTAGTTGCCATGTTCCAGTCGATTTTTTCAATCTTTATTTTTTATAATTTAGCAGGAACAACGAGTTTACTCGTTATTACCCTTTATTATGCATTTACTGGTTGTATTGCTACGTTTTTAGTAAAAAGACGAATTGAGTCTCAAATCAAATCAGCTTTCTTCTTGCTGATTATTGTGCCTGTTCTGTTTATTGCTATCTTAACAGCTTACCAAGGTCTTGATTTTGGTGATAGTAAAACGTTAACCAGTTTGTTTATTGCTTCAGCCAGTGGTATTTTCTCATTCATCCTTTCAATTGGACTACATCCATATATTGAATTAATGTTGAATGATGATAGTGTGATTGTTTTGAATGAGTTAAGTAATCCAAATCAACCACTACTTAAACGCCTGTTACAAGAAGCACCAGGAACTTATCATCATAGTATGATGGTGGCTAGTCTCAGTGCTAACGCTGTTGCTGAAATTGGTGGTCGTTCCTTATTAACACGTGTTGCTTGCTATTACCATGATATTGGTAAGATTAAACATGCTAACTTCTTTGTTGAGAATTTACCTGATGGAGCGGAAAACCCACACAATTTCTTGCTACCGTCTGATAGTAAAGAAATTATCTTTTCACACGTAACAGAAGGTGTCAAAATTTTAGAAGAGGCTAACATGCCACAATTTGTTATTGATGTCTGCCAGCAGCATCATGGAACAACACTTATGAAATATTTCTATATTAAAGAAAAAGAAAGAAATGAAGAGACACAAGAAGAAACATTTAGATACCCTGGTCCTAAACCTCAATCAAGAGAAGCTGGTGTCATTAATATTGCAGATAGTGCAGAAGCAGCGGTTAGGGCTATGGATCATCCAACCAATGCAAAAATTGCTGAATTTGTCCATAATTTAATTCGTTCAAGACTTGAAGATGGACAATTAAATGAATCGGGGTTAACCTTAGATGAAATTGCTTTAGTGGAAAAATCAATCGTGGATGGTTTATGTAGTACATTCCATTCTCGTATTAAGTATCCTAAGATGAAATCAGAAGCAGAAAAGATGAAGCAAGAGCAGGAAGGAAGAAAAGTTTAA
- the ybeY gene encoding rRNA maturation RNase YbeY encodes MDITIVDKTKELTTEQLELTSDIIEFASKEPILEMTDDTEMSVTFVNNEEIHEINRRYRDKNAPTDVISFALEDEGDDEMPVIMEGFDIPRNIGDIIVSVEKITEQAEEFNHSFERELGFLVVHGFLHLNGFDHMNEADEKEMFDLQRKILDDYGLKR; translated from the coding sequence ATGGATATTACAATTGTTGATAAAACAAAAGAATTAACAACAGAACAACTTGAATTAACAAGTGATATTATTGAATTTGCTTCTAAAGAGCCTATTTTAGAGATGACTGATGATACTGAAATGTCAGTTACTTTTGTAAATAACGAAGAAATTCATGAAATTAACCGAAGATATCGAGATAAAAATGCACCAACAGATGTCATCAGTTTCGCTTTAGAAGATGAAGGAGACGATGAAATGCCAGTTATTATGGAAGGATTTGATATTCCAAGAAATATTGGTGACATTATCGTTTCTGTTGAAAAAATAACTGAACAGGCAGAAGAATTTAATCACTCATTTGAAAGAGAGCTTGGCTTTTTAGTAGTCCATGGATTTTTACATTTAAATGGTTTTGACCATATGAATGAGGCAGATGAAAAAGAGATGTTTGATTTACAAAGAAAGATATTAGATGATTATGGACTTAAAAGATAA
- a CDS encoding diacylglycerol kinase family protein, with the protein MIMDLKDKNKITKNKTFLESFSHALFGIKTVMQEERNMKYHVSFSVLAVLMSFLFKISIIEWGFIIFSIFLVLITEIMNTCFENLVDLVTDYKYHELAKKVKDMAAGAVLLTALSACIIGAIIFLPRIWQLIF; encoded by the coding sequence ATGATTATGGACTTAAAAGATAAGAATAAAATTACTAAAAATAAAACATTTTTAGAATCATTTAGTCATGCTTTATTTGGAATAAAGACAGTTATGCAAGAAGAAAGAAACATGAAATATCATGTTTCTTTTAGTGTATTAGCTGTATTAATGAGTTTTTTATTCAAGATTTCAATAATAGAATGGGGCTTTATTATCTTTTCTATTTTTTTAGTATTAATCACAGAAATAATGAATACTTGCTTTGAAAATTTAGTTGACTTAGTGACTGATTACAAGTACCATGAGTTAGCGAAAAAGGTAAAGGATATGGCCGCAGGAGCCGTTTTATTAACAGCGTTATCTGCTTGTATTATTGGAGCTATCATCTTTTTGCCGAGAATATGGCAGTTAATTTTTTAA